The following is a genomic window from Sphingobacterium spiritivorum.
TTTTGAATTTCCCGAATTACAGGACAGCATGCAAAAGACGATTAAATAAAGTATCAAATATAACGTACTTGTTGCTTTCATAGTTATGAATCGCTAAAATATTTGTTAAAAACTATAGGAAATATGAGTCATAAAACGGTCTCTGGCTTTGGCGCGCCCGTCTGCCAGTTGCTGCGCCATCGGGGTCTGATAATTTCCGCCCAGAGAGACTCGCCCGATATTCACCTCTACACCTGCTACTGCAGTAGTAGAATAACCACCGGATTGAGCGACATCATATTGATCATACACGACATCCTTAGGCTGAGTCTCATAAATAACACCTGCATTCGGAGCAATGCGGACCTGATTCTTTATATTGAATTTGTAATACAAAAGAGCATTTGCAGTGAACTTATTGGCATACCGGTAATCGTATTTATTTGCTGTATTTAATTTGTAAGTACTATTGACATTGAGTCCTACATCCATGAGACGAATGTCATAAGCCAGATTGATCATAAAGTCGGTACTGGCCGTTCCCAGTTGAAAATTATTAGGCGAATCCTGGGAGACACCGCTACGCTCGGCATTGTCGTACTTTCCGGTAGGCGCTTTAATACCGCCTCCGATCCACAGTGAATGTGCCAGCAACTGATCTGCAGATGTACTGGTGCTCTTTTCAAATAATTTGTAATATCCCATTACCACGACATCACCTAATCCGTCTTTCTTACCTTTTTCTCCGGACCCCTTAATATATCTGGTATTAAAATTATACGGCAATATCGTCATGATA
Proteins encoded in this region:
- a CDS encoding transporter family protein — protein: MKKITYICLAILFSLSFIPQASACDICGCGVGSYYLGILPDFNKRFIGLRYQHKSLLTHLGPTGNRTPITADETYESMELWGAWNIGTKWRIMTILPYNFNTRYIKGSGEKGKKDGLGDVVVMGYYKLFEKSTSTSADQLLAHSLWIGGGIKAPTGKYDNAERSGVSQDSPNNFQLGTASTDFMINLAYDIRLMDVGLNVNSTYKLNTANKYDYRYANKFTANALLYYKFNIKNQVRIAPNAGVIYETQPKDVVYDQYDVAQSGGYSTTAVAGVEVNIGRVSLGGNYQTPMAQQLADGRAKARDRFMTHISYSF